CAGGTTTGTTGGCGGTAAGCCGGTGCCTACTATGACCAATTCCTCTCCGGAAGTCGCCAATGGAACCATACTTACCTCTTGGGATAGTTCCTTGTTTGCAGTGATCGGCTTTGTATCATTATTATTTACGCTTTCTTTTGTTTTTGTTTATAGAAAATCACTTAAAAAGGAACCCTAACCATGAACCCAAAAAGCCCGGAAAAATCTCTCTTACGTTTTGTAGGACTCGGTGAACTCGCTCCCCACGGAGGAAAGGGGATTTTGGCATTCTGGATGATTTTGGGACTTGCCTTCTTTTTGTTTGGCGACCAAAACCTGATTGCCCCCAATCTGAAAAACATCGGAGCTTCTCTAGGAATTACAAATTCGGAAGATATCGATTGGAAACTGGGTGGGATCATACCGATCTTATTTTTTATTTTGGGCGGGACTGTTTCTCTTTCGATGGGATACCTTTCTCAAAAATTTTCCAGAAAACATTTGTTAGTTGCAACGGTTCTTTTGGGAGAAATTCCCTGTTTTTTAACCGCTTATGTAGAAACCTACGATCAGTTCCTGGTTTTAAGAACATTATGCGGCTTCGGACTGGGAGGAATTTTTCCATTATTGTTCAGTTTGATAGGAGATTATTTTTCCACTCAATCCAGGGCAATAGCATCCGGTTATGTATCTCTTGCCATGGGACTTGGGATCGGAGTGGGCCAGCTCTTGGGAGGGATTTTGGGAGAGGCGGATCCGATCAACGGATGGAGAACATCTTTTATTTATATGTCAGCGCCATCTTTTCTGTTCGTCATCGTCTATATCCTGTTTTGTGAAGAACCGAAGAGGGGTGGTGCAGAAGAAGTCGACCATGTGGATGAACTTTCTCACAAAGTGACATTTAAGGATTTCAAATTATTATTTAATAATAAAACCAATTTAGGCGCTTTTCTTCAAGGAATTCCCGGCTGTATTCCTTGGGGAGTGTTCTTCGTATTTTTGGTGGATTTTTATGAAAATACATACGGCTTGGGAAAAGCACAAGCATCCGGACTTGTTACATTTGCCGCCATCGGCGTTTTTATCGGAACATTTTTCGGAGGTTTCCTTGGTCAATGGCTTTATAATCGAAACAAAAAATGGCAACCTGTTCTTTGTATTGCGACCACTACGATAGGGATTTTCCCTGCTCTGGTTTTACTTTACTCCCAAGGTTTTTCACAAAATACTTTGGCATTTACGCTTTTCAACGTGTTAACGGGAATTCTTATCTCAATGACCGGACCGAATGTAAGAGCGGTATTATTAAATGTTAATTCTCCTAAAACGAGAAGTTCCATTTTTTCCATTTATAACCTAACGGATGATTTAGGAAAAGGTTTGGGGCCGGCATTGTCCGCAATCATTCTCGGTTTGACTACAGACCGCGCTTTGGCTCTTTCCATTTCCATTATGTTTTGGGTTCCTTGCGCTCTCGCTTGGCTTTTGATTTATTTCAATTATGAAAAAGACCAAAACAATATGGAAAAACAACTGAAATTAGAGCTAGAACATAAGTAAGGTGATCTTTGAAACATTTTTTACTGGATATTGAAGGTACTACTGCACCTATTTCTTTTGTACATGAAGTTTTGTTTCCTTTTGCACAGGAAAGATTGGATGAATTTTTAGCCGGTTTTGTTTGGAGCGAAGCTCAATTGGAACCGGTTCGTTCCGAATTTGAAAAAGATAAGTTGGCAAACGACCCGGATTTTGTTTCGTATTTGGGAAAGGACCCCGTTTTTTCGGAAACGATTCTACCAGCTTACTTTCGTTATTTGATTCTAAGGGATCGTAAATTCGGTCCTTTAAAGGAAATCCAAGGTAAAATCTGGAAGTCCGGTTACGAATCCGGAGCCATTAAAAGTATTATCTTTCCCGATGTGACTCCCTTTTTGAAAAAGGCGAAAGAGAAAGGAATTGCCTGTCATGTATATTCCTCCGGGAGTGTGGAAGCTCAAATTCTGATCTACAAATATTCCAATGTAGGAGATCTGACTGAATATTTTCAATCCTATTTTGATACTGCTGTCGGTGGTAAAAGGGAAAGTATAAGTTATCGAAACATTGTTCATGCGTTAGGTGCTGATGCAGGTGAGATCGTTTTTTTTACAGATATAGCAGAGGAAGGGATCGCGGCGAAATCGGCAGGTATGGAAGTTTTTATCTTGGATCGTCCGGGGAATTTACCTCAAATTCAACATGAGTTTCGCGTATTGAAAGAACTGGGATCAATTTGGGTATAATATGAATAAAATGTTCGGTCGCCTAAAATTGGTTAGGCAAAGTATGTTTATTAACGAAAAAAAAATAATTTGGACACTTGTGATTATTTTATTTTCACTTTATTTTTTTAATTTAAAATCGGATTATTTGTCGTTTCCGAATGATGTTCGTTTGTATGATGAATCCGATAGTTTGGAAAAAGGCTTGAACTTTTCTTTCGGTGAAAAACTGCAGGACGGTTATTTTTATTTTTCATTTTATAAGTTTCTAAGTTTTTTTGAAAATAACAATGTAGATCTATATTTTCTAATGTACTATTGTCTTTTTTCCAGTTTGATCGTGGGAATTGCTTTAGGGACTAAAATAGCGTATAATAAATTTGTACATGTAGTGATATACTTACTTTACTTTGTTTTCTTTCTGATGAGCCCAAGTATCATTCAAGTATGGCCTTTTATTACTATTTTTTCCAGTTTGCTTTTATCGATTCTTCTATTGGTCTCAAATAATAAAAATTGTTACATTTTTTTGCCGTTATTAACATTCGTTTTGGTTTTTACAAGACCTGAATTTATTTTGAGTTTTTATCTAACCTTGATATTTATAATATTCTATATTTGGAAACACTTTGATTCGATTCCAAAAAAAAATTATTTTTATTTTATACCGTTCCTTGTTTTACTTCTGGCAATCGTGATTTTTTACAACCCGACCAAAGGATCACGTTCAATCATTGCGTTTGGCCAGCATTATTCATTGAGGTTGGCTTTGAATGGAACAATTTCGGTGGATCCTTGGACGAATTGGGAAAGTGTTCTATTGGATCATTTTCAAGAAAAAGACAGTTTGATTAAAATCGTTACGAATCATCCTGAGAAATTTCTCCGGCATGTTGCGGAAAATATTGGAGGCTGTGTAGTAGAAATATCGAATGTCCTTAACCTTGATATTCCTTTCACGATCGTATTACTTATATTTGTTTATATTTTTTCTTTTTGCTTGGGGCTGTATCAATTGATATTTTCTCGGGAAACAAAATATTTATCGGTTGTTGCCTGGGTTTTGTCATTGCCTCCGCTCATAGGGGTTTTGTTGATTTTCCCAAGAACACATTATATTTTGCAGCTTTCCGTTCCGTTTTTATACATGATGTATGAGACGTTTGAATTTCTATTTTCTAAAATAAAATTGAAGAAAGTTCATTATGTATTCTTTTTATCGATTTTTGTTTGGGTATCATTGGATCAAATATATCTTAAAGCAAAAGGAAAGCAGTATGATCTTAACAATCCGTGCTCTAATATTTCCCTCGCCTTCATTCTGAATAATACTCATTTGGATGGAATCAAGTTTTTGACTACAAGAGGTCGAATATGTATGTACTATAAGGGGTCTTGTGAAGATATACGAGAGTATAATAAAAATTCATCGTTCGATGCTTTCGTTAATAATAATAATATCAATTTAATTCTTCTTGATAAGGCTTTGATCAATGATAGTCGGTTTGTAAACGATTTTGAATTTAAAAATTTTCTGAAAAACAATTACAGTACTCAACAATATAGTTTTAAGCCTCTGAAAGTCTGGAATTGTTCTAATCAGGTTTTACTCAGAAGGGACAATTAAGATTAAGAAGAGACGTGGAGTGGGATTTCAACCAATCAGAAACTTATTTTTTCTTTTTCTTTAAATCCGGCAGTTTGATTTCGATTTCCTTCAAGCGGCTCCAAATCTTTTTTAAAGTGACCTTCCAGTCTTCTTTGGCAACCGGTGCCTTGGCTGGAGAAGGGGATATGCCTGGCTGTTTGATCGGCATTTGCGCCTGATTAGGAGCGGTTGCTTTTAGCCCGAGATCAATCTTCAGATATTTACGTTTGATGATTTTGAAATCCATTTTTGCACCCAATAGGCGTGCGATTTCCTGGATAATTGCCCATTTGACTTTATTAGGTGAGAGCGTTTCATAGCTTTCTATCAATTCGTTAAAAAGCCTTGTTGTGACTTTCGGATTCGAATGGAAAAGTAAAAACCGGAAATGTACATTTCCTTTCAAGTCTTGCGTGATGATCAAATCGTTATGGGAAAATTCTTTAAAAGGAGGAAAGTCCACCAAACGAACGACGATGGAATTTACCAAATCCAAACTATTGTAAATTTCAGTATCCGGATGCACTTTAATGGAATATGTAATCTCATCGTCCGGAATTACATCTTTGATAAAGCTGACAAAATTAATTTGATCACGGAATGGAACTTCCTTCATTACTTCCAAACGGGAAAGTTCGATGATATCATCCATTACCGAATCAATGGATGATTGAATCCCCATCACTTCCTTCAAGATGATTTTTTCTTTTGCTTTTTCCACGCCTTCCCGGAAGGTTTTTAATTTTTCTTTCATACTTAGCAATGGTTTGGTGATCATTGCATCCATATAGAAAAAGATTTTTTCCCGCATGGAGTCCGCTTCTTTCAAGCGATCGAATCTATTTTGCAGCTTTCTCTTCATCAGTAAAAATTGAAAACGAAGTGCAAGTGTCATCAGAAGCAGATAAACCAAAAAAGAAGTCTCCAATGAGGAAACGGCTCCCAAGTAACCTCTTTCAATTAAGATTTCCTTTAAAATTGCATATAACAAGTAGCAGAGGGCAAGAATATGAATCCAGGCACCACGCACATTATCTTTCAATTTCTGGATTGTCAGATAAACGGCATATCCGATTACAAACAGCAAATGAATGTCCCAATATCCTATAAAATTATACCAAAACACCGGTTTGGGGATAATCAGGAATACCAGCAAAAATACCAATTGAAAGACCAGGTAAACCAATTGGTATTTGAAGCGCTTCAGTTCAAAAAAGTCCTGAATGAATTTGATGAATGCGTAAGGTAGGATGAGCAAAAATCCGTACTCTATGAACTTATACCCGGTGAAGTTGTCCCAAAGGAAAAAACGGCTCTCATTGCGAGACAATTCAAAGGCTGAGAAGATCAATGCGAGGATACTAAAACTCAAATATTCTTTCTTATCTCTCATCTTGAAATAATTGATAAAGAAAAACAGAGCGATGAAAAGATAAAATCCGACAAATATCAGTTCTACGAGAGAATCATACAGGTTTTTCTCTATCGCTTCTTCATAGGTCAAAATCCGAATCGGCCCTGTGATGATCCCCGCCGATGTGCTTAAATCGGAATCAATCTTGATAACGATATTATTTTCGCCTTCCAGAATCAAATTATGAGGAATAGGATAAATGCGCGGTCTTCCGAAAGAATAAAGATCCGGTTTCTCTCCGAAAGGAGAATTATTTTTACCGATTAACACTCCATTGATGAAGACTTCGTCGGATTGGTAGATTCGTCCCAATTGGAGTGCAAGAGATTGATCATGTTGATCTTTTGTGATCTCGAAGGATTTACGAATCCAAATCGGACCTCGATAAGAACGATTGATGTTTCTGAAATTTCCGGGGACGGTAGTAAGCTCTAGGGAACTAATATTAAAGTCGGGATTTAAAATTTCAGTAGAAGGATCAAATTGAATTCCCCAGTCTTCGCCTTGCAAAGAAACGGCAATCGAATTTTCATTTCCCGTTCGACTGCAATTTAGAAATAAAACAAGAACAGTCGTTAATGATAAGATACTTAAAGAACGTATCTTCATATTTTTTTACCTTTTTCAGGTATTTTTACCGTAAATTTTGCGCCCATTCCCTCGGCGGATTTTAAAGTGACATTTCCACCCAAAAAATTCGACGTTGCTTGTACAAGTGTCAGACCGATTCCCGCACCGGGTATTTCGTTTTTACTTTCTTTATAGCCGCGGACAAATTTCTGAAATATGGTCTCCATTTCGATTTGACTCATTCCCAAACCTTCATCGGTGACCACAAGATAATGAAATCCGTCTCTATTGTAAAATTCAATGCTGACTTCCGTTTTTACATCCGTATAAATATAAGCGTTTTCGACTAAGTTCCGTAACATGGCAAAAATCAATTCGGGAGCTTGGAGTATTTCCAGGTTGTCGGGTTTCACTTCGATGCTTGTATTTTTTCTTCTTTGACCCAAATGATTTTCAATGGAGGAAACGCAGGACTGGATCAATTCTTTGATATGGAAACTTTCCCATTTTGGCTGATATGTTTTTTCTTCCAGTTGTTTTAAAAGCAAAGCTTCCTCTACCATATAACTCATGTAAGATATGTGATCTTCCGCTTGTTTGATTACATCTGCGGTCGAGGTAACTGCGACTTTTGCGGACTTTGTTTTGGTCTTAGTTGCTTTCGGTTTGGGAGCAGGTCTTGAAATTTTATCCAAAGCAAGATAGATTTTTTCCATCCCCGATTTGAACTCGCTGGATAGGTTAAGTAAAAATCCTGTTTTTACTTTTTCCATTTGGATCAGTTCTTTTTCCTGATCCATGAAATTACGCAAACCGAGAACCATATCGTTGGAAAGTTG
The nucleotide sequence above comes from Leptospira kobayashii. Encoded proteins:
- a CDS encoding MFS transporter; amino-acid sequence: MNPKSPEKSLLRFVGLGELAPHGGKGILAFWMILGLAFFLFGDQNLIAPNLKNIGASLGITNSEDIDWKLGGIIPILFFILGGTVSLSMGYLSQKFSRKHLLVATVLLGEIPCFLTAYVETYDQFLVLRTLCGFGLGGIFPLLFSLIGDYFSTQSRAIASGYVSLAMGLGIGVGQLLGGILGEADPINGWRTSFIYMSAPSFLFVIVYILFCEEPKRGGAEEVDHVDELSHKVTFKDFKLLFNNKTNLGAFLQGIPGCIPWGVFFVFLVDFYENTYGLGKAQASGLVTFAAIGVFIGTFFGGFLGQWLYNRNKKWQPVLCIATTTIGIFPALVLLYSQGFSQNTLAFTLFNVLTGILISMTGPNVRAVLLNVNSPKTRSSIFSIYNLTDDLGKGLGPALSAIILGLTTDRALALSISIMFWVPCALAWLLIYFNYEKDQNNMEKQLKLELEHK
- a CDS encoding 7TM-DISM domain-containing protein — encoded protein: MKIRSLSILSLTTVLVLFLNCSRTGNENSIAVSLQGEDWGIQFDPSTEILNPDFNISSLELTTVPGNFRNINRSYRGPIWIRKSFEITKDQHDQSLALQLGRIYQSDEVFINGVLIGKNNSPFGEKPDLYSFGRPRIYPIPHNLILEGENNIVIKIDSDLSTSAGIITGPIRILTYEEAIEKNLYDSLVELIFVGFYLFIALFFFINYFKMRDKKEYLSFSILALIFSAFELSRNESRFFLWDNFTGYKFIEYGFLLILPYAFIKFIQDFFELKRFKYQLVYLVFQLVFLLVFLIIPKPVFWYNFIGYWDIHLLFVIGYAVYLTIQKLKDNVRGAWIHILALCYLLYAILKEILIERGYLGAVSSLETSFLVYLLLMTLALRFQFLLMKRKLQNRFDRLKEADSMREKIFFYMDAMITKPLLSMKEKLKTFREGVEKAKEKIILKEVMGIQSSIDSVMDDIIELSRLEVMKEVPFRDQINFVSFIKDVIPDDEITYSIKVHPDTEIYNSLDLVNSIVVRLVDFPPFKEFSHNDLIITQDLKGNVHFRFLLFHSNPKVTTRLFNELIESYETLSPNKVKWAIIQEIARLLGAKMDFKIIKRKYLKIDLGLKATAPNQAQMPIKQPGISPSPAKAPVAKEDWKVTLKKIWSRLKEIEIKLPDLKKKKK
- the mtnC gene encoding acireductone synthase, which translates into the protein MKHFLLDIEGTTAPISFVHEVLFPFAQERLDEFLAGFVWSEAQLEPVRSEFEKDKLANDPDFVSYLGKDPVFSETILPAYFRYLILRDRKFGPLKEIQGKIWKSGYESGAIKSIIFPDVTPFLKKAKEKGIACHVYSSGSVEAQILIYKYSNVGDLTEYFQSYFDTAVGGKRESISYRNIVHALGADAGEIVFFTDIAEEGIAAKSAGMEVFILDRPGNLPQIQHEFRVLKELGSIWV